In Streptococcus respiraculi, one DNA window encodes the following:
- a CDS encoding ABC transporter ATP-binding protein, producing the protein MKPSSSFARLWSYLKVYKLALFVAIFLKIMSVVMSVLEPFVLGLAITELTKNLMDMARGVAGAGINVTYIFWILLLYVVRALFYEIGAYYSNYFMTNAVQQTVADLRNDLSRKINRIPVSYFDKQQFGDVLGRFTSDVETVSNALQQSVLQLVNAVFTITLVVAMMLFLNFKLALIVMVSIPLTYFGAQFILKKSQPYFKEQAAILGRLNGFVQENLSGFNVLKLYGREEASTEDFQEITHTLQNVGFKASFISGLMMPVLHAVSDLTYLIVAVVGGLQVIAGRLTIGNMQAFVQYVWQVSQPIQNLTQLAGPLQSAQSSLERIFQVLDETDEAMEEKEELTQDLTGQVSFKHVDFQYVENKPLIRDFNLEVKPGEMVAIVGPTGAGKTTLINLLMRFYDVTSGAITVDGHDIRHLSRQKYRQQFGMVLQDAWLYEGTIKENLRFGNLAATDEEIIAAAKAANVDHFIRTLPGGYNMEMNQESSNISLGQKQLLTIARALLADPKILILDEATSSVDTRLELLIQKAMKHLMKGRTSFVIAHRLSTIQEADKILVLKDGQIIEQGNHESLLADRGFYYDLYTSQFAKKEESA; encoded by the coding sequence ATGAAACCATCATCTAGTTTTGCTCGTTTATGGAGCTATTTGAAAGTGTATAAACTGGCGCTTTTTGTAGCCATTTTCCTCAAGATTATGAGTGTCGTGATGAGTGTCTTAGAGCCCTTTGTCTTAGGGCTTGCGATTACCGAATTGACCAAAAATCTCATGGACATGGCAAGAGGTGTGGCAGGTGCAGGAATCAATGTGACCTATATTTTCTGGATTTTGCTGCTGTATGTTGTCCGTGCGCTCTTTTATGAAATCGGGGCTTATTATTCCAACTATTTCATGACCAATGCAGTTCAGCAGACGGTGGCGGATTTGCGCAATGATTTGAGTCGCAAAATCAACCGTATCCCGGTGTCTTATTTTGACAAGCAGCAGTTTGGAGATGTTCTGGGACGTTTCACGAGCGATGTCGAGACAGTATCAAATGCTCTCCAGCAAAGTGTGCTTCAGTTGGTGAATGCGGTATTTACCATTACCCTTGTAGTAGCCATGATGCTCTTTTTGAATTTTAAATTGGCCTTGATTGTCATGGTCAGCATTCCTCTGACTTACTTTGGTGCTCAATTTATCCTTAAAAAATCGCAACCCTATTTCAAGGAGCAAGCAGCTATCTTGGGACGGCTCAATGGGTTTGTGCAGGAGAACTTGTCTGGCTTCAATGTTCTTAAGCTTTATGGTCGTGAGGAAGCATCAACGGAAGATTTTCAAGAAATTACGCATACTTTACAGAATGTAGGATTTAAGGCGAGCTTTATTTCAGGTTTGATGATGCCTGTCCTACATGCGGTGTCTGATTTGACTTATTTGATTGTTGCCGTTGTCGGTGGTCTGCAGGTCATCGCAGGACGTTTGACAATCGGAAATATGCAAGCTTTTGTCCAATACGTGTGGCAGGTTAGTCAGCCCATTCAGAATTTGACACAGTTAGCGGGGCCTTTGCAGAGTGCTCAGTCATCGCTTGAGCGGATTTTCCAAGTCTTAGATGAGACAGATGAGGCAATGGAAGAGAAAGAAGAGTTGACGCAGGATTTGACAGGCCAAGTCAGCTTCAAGCATGTGGATTTCCAATATGTAGAAAACAAACCCTTGATTCGAGATTTTAATCTAGAAGTGAAACCGGGGGAGATGGTTGCGATTGTTGGACCAACAGGAGCTGGAAAGACGACGCTTATCAATCTCTTGATGCGCTTTTATGATGTGACCAGTGGAGCGATTACTGTGGACGGACATGATATTCGCCATCTTTCTCGTCAGAAATACCGCCAGCAATTTGGCATGGTCTTGCAGGATGCTTGGCTCTATGAGGGAACGATCAAGGAAAATCTTCGTTTTGGAAATTTAGCGGCAACAGATGAGGAAATCATCGCAGCAGCCAAGGCCGCAAATGTTGACCACTTCATTCGGACGCTTCCTGGTGGTTACAACATGGAGATGAACCAAGAATCGAGCAATATCTCGCTGGGGCAAAAGCAACTATTGACCATTGCACGGGCTCTTCTAGCAGATCCAAAAATCTTAATTTTAGATGAGGCGACTAGCTCGGTTGATACCCGTCTTGAGCTTTTGATTCAAAAGGCAATGAAACATCTGATGAAAGGTCGAACAAGCTTTGTCATTGCCCACCGCTTATCAACGATTCAAGAAGCGGATAAGATTTTGGTCTTGAAAGACGGGCAAATCATCGAGCAGGGAAATCATGAAAGTCTTCTAGCTGATAGAGGCTTCTATTATGACCTCTACACTAGTCAATTCGCAAAAAAAGAAGAAAGTGCATAA
- a CDS encoding ABC transporter ATP-binding protein gives MENKKSSLFSQMKPYIKGFQVPFVVAVIGAIISGIITVIGPDKLSEITDLITKGLMTGIDTDKVSEIAMTLAILYGIGAVVNYAQSFTISTIVQHFSKRLRTAIAEKINKLPLGYFDSHSQGDTLSRVTNDVDTASQSLNQSLGTVLFSSILLIAALIMMFKTNVTLSFVAIGSVLFGFVFVGIIMGRAKGFFKSQQANLAKVNGYVEEMYSGHQVVMSYHAGGEVKGQFEMLNQALYGSMWKSQFISGIMMPMMMFIGNFGYVMVVVTGAALTLNGHATMGTIVAFMVYVRIFSQPLSQIAQGLTVLQSASAAMGRVFEFLGEQEMEDDQARPQQLSSVKGDVTFDHVSFGYLPDQTIIHDFSATAKAGQKIAIVGPTGAGKTTIVNLLMKFYDINQGRILIDGIDIKSMKRSEVHAAFSMVLQDTWLFEGTIKENLIYNQSNVSDEAVIEAAKAVGVHHFIMTLPKGYDTLLDDTVTLSVGQKQLLTIARALLKNAPLLILDEATSSVDTRTEELLQKAMDKLMEGRTSFVIAHRLSTIRNADLILVMKDGNIIEQGNHDTLMTQQGFYANLYNSQFVEE, from the coding sequence ATGGAAAATAAAAAATCTTCTTTATTTAGCCAGATGAAGCCCTATATCAAAGGCTTCCAAGTTCCTTTTGTCGTTGCGGTGATTGGAGCGATTATCTCAGGCATTATCACGGTGATTGGTCCTGATAAACTCAGCGAGATTACAGACTTGATTACTAAGGGTTTGATGACGGGGATTGATACTGATAAAGTTTCTGAAATCGCGATGACCCTAGCTATTCTTTATGGAATTGGTGCGGTGGTCAACTACGCTCAGTCCTTTACGATTTCAACGATTGTTCAGCATTTTTCAAAACGCTTGCGGACAGCTATTGCAGAAAAAATCAACAAGCTTCCTCTAGGCTATTTTGATAGTCATTCCCAAGGGGATACCTTATCTCGTGTGACTAATGACGTGGATACGGCTAGCCAATCCCTCAACCAAAGTTTGGGGACAGTCCTTTTTTCTAGTATTCTCTTGATTGCTGCGCTCATTATGATGTTTAAAACCAATGTGACTCTGTCCTTTGTAGCAATTGGATCGGTCTTGTTTGGCTTTGTCTTTGTTGGCATTATCATGGGGCGTGCTAAGGGCTTTTTCAAGAGCCAGCAGGCAAATCTTGCCAAAGTCAATGGCTACGTTGAAGAAATGTACTCTGGTCATCAGGTAGTGATGAGTTATCATGCGGGAGGAGAAGTAAAAGGGCAGTTTGAAATGCTCAACCAAGCACTCTACGGCAGCATGTGGAAATCACAGTTTATTTCTGGGATTATGATGCCCATGATGATGTTTATCGGAAACTTCGGCTATGTCATGGTTGTGGTGACTGGTGCTGCTTTGACTCTAAATGGTCATGCGACCATGGGGACGATTGTGGCCTTTATGGTCTATGTGCGGATCTTCTCTCAACCCCTTTCTCAGATTGCCCAGGGCTTGACCGTTTTACAATCAGCCAGTGCAGCGATGGGACGTGTCTTTGAGTTCTTGGGTGAACAAGAAATGGAAGATGACCAAGCAAGACCGCAACAGTTGTCTTCTGTAAAAGGAGATGTGACCTTTGACCATGTGTCCTTTGGGTATTTGCCTGATCAGACCATTATCCATGACTTCTCCGCAACAGCTAAGGCTGGGCAAAAAATTGCCATTGTGGGACCAACAGGAGCTGGAAAGACGACCATTGTCAATCTCTTGATGAAGTTCTATGACATTAATCAAGGTCGTATTTTGATTGACGGGATTGATATTAAAAGCATGAAACGATCTGAAGTCCACGCTGCCTTTAGTATGGTCTTACAAGATACCTGGCTCTTTGAAGGAACGATTAAGGAAAATCTGATTTACAACCAAAGCAATGTTTCAGATGAAGCGGTTATCGAAGCTGCCAAAGCAGTTGGAGTTCACCATTTTATCATGACCTTGCCTAAAGGATATGATACCCTGCTAGATGATACGGTAACTTTATCTGTTGGGCAAAAACAATTGTTAACCATTGCGCGTGCCTTGTTGAAAAATGCTCCTCTCCTTATCCTTGATGAGGCAACCAGCTCTGTTGACACAAGGACGGAGGAATTACTCCAGAAGGCCATGGATAAACTGATGGAAGGCCGTACTTCCTTTGTCATCGCTCACCGTCTATCCACTATCCGAAATGCGGATCTCATCTTAGTTATGAAAGACGGCAATATCATCGAACAAGGCAACCACGATACTCTGATGACTCAGCAGGGCTTCTATGCGAATCTATACAACAGCCAGTTTGTCGAGGAGTAA
- a CDS encoding ABC transporter ATP-binding protein, which yields MSKLFKRLNSKEWLMILASIAFVCLTVWLELEVPSYMSEITKLLQLPDTTTSDLWSPGLKMLGLSLASFGASVMVGFMASRLAASFTTRLRKDIFHRVLDYSDAEVKRFSVPSLLTRTTNDLTQIQLLFTMGLQVATRGPIMAVWALSKIVGKSDHWLWAVIAAVLINLVMMTILVTLAFPKQTIVQKLTDRLNSVTREGLTGIRVVRAYNAEDYQDGKFAQANEELTALNLFVSRLMAIMNPVMMTISSGLSLAIYWIGAYLINEAELTDKLPIFSDMVVFTSYAMQVVMGFMMMSALFIILPRVLVSTKRINEVLDLTSSITSPQVSQVGQGNVDQIVFDDVTFRYSDASEAVIEHINFTAKAGDTVAFIGSTGSGKSTLVNLIPRFYDVSEGRILLDGVDVRDYSEADLHAKVGYIPQKAVLFSGDIRSNIDFGESKESPLNDEAIWEALDLAQAKSFVEEKEDGLSSHVAQSGSNFSGGQRQRLAIARALARKPEILIFDDSFSALDYRTDRTLREELAKRTAGMTKLIVAQRISTIMDADQILVLDNGKVVGQGTHQELLAQNEVYQEIAYSQLSKEELENGK from the coding sequence ATGAGTAAACTATTTAAACGCTTAAATAGCAAAGAGTGGTTGATGATTCTAGCTAGTATTGCCTTTGTCTGTCTGACAGTGTGGTTGGAGTTAGAAGTGCCAAGCTACATGTCAGAAATCACCAAGCTCTTGCAATTACCAGATACGACGACTTCAGATCTCTGGTCGCCTGGACTTAAAATGCTGGGCTTATCGTTAGCCAGTTTTGGTGCTTCCGTCATGGTCGGTTTTATGGCTTCGCGCTTAGCAGCGAGTTTTACGACCCGTTTGCGGAAGGACATTTTTCATCGTGTCTTAGATTACTCGGATGCGGAGGTCAAACGCTTTAGCGTTCCTAGTTTGTTGACGAGAACGACCAATGATTTGACCCAGATTCAGCTCTTGTTTACCATGGGTCTGCAGGTAGCGACTCGTGGGCCGATTATGGCCGTTTGGGCGTTGAGCAAGATTGTTGGGAAGTCGGACCACTGGTTGTGGGCAGTCATTGCGGCTGTCTTGATTAACCTTGTCATGATGACCATTTTGGTGACATTAGCCTTTCCAAAGCAAACCATTGTCCAAAAATTGACCGATCGTTTGAACAGTGTGACGCGTGAGGGTTTGACCGGTATCCGTGTCGTTCGTGCCTATAATGCTGAAGACTATCAGGACGGCAAGTTTGCTCAGGCCAATGAAGAATTAACAGCGCTTAACTTGTTTGTCAGTCGCTTAATGGCTATTATGAATCCAGTTATGATGACGATTTCAAGTGGGTTGAGTTTGGCTATTTATTGGATTGGGGCCTATCTTATCAACGAAGCTGAGCTAACAGATAAGCTGCCAATTTTCAGTGATATGGTGGTCTTTACGTCCTATGCCATGCAGGTTGTCATGGGCTTTATGATGATGAGTGCCTTATTTATCATTTTGCCTCGTGTTTTAGTGTCGACCAAGCGGATCAACGAGGTCTTGGATTTGACCTCTTCCATTACTTCGCCTCAAGTGTCGCAAGTTGGACAAGGAAATGTAGATCAAATCGTCTTTGATGATGTGACTTTCCGTTATTCAGACGCCTCAGAGGCAGTCATTGAACATATTAACTTTACCGCCAAAGCAGGCGATACTGTTGCCTTCATTGGCTCAACAGGTTCTGGGAAATCTACCTTGGTCAATTTGATTCCACGTTTTTACGATGTGAGTGAGGGGCGCATTCTGTTGGACGGTGTCGATGTGAGAGATTACAGTGAGGCGGATTTACATGCCAAAGTCGGCTATATTCCGCAAAAAGCGGTTTTATTTTCTGGGGATATCCGTAGCAATATCGACTTTGGGGAAAGCAAGGAAAGTCCACTCAATGACGAAGCCATTTGGGAGGCGTTAGATTTAGCGCAGGCCAAAAGCTTTGTCGAGGAAAAAGAGGACGGCCTATCTTCCCACGTTGCCCAGTCTGGAAGCAATTTCTCAGGTGGGCAGCGCCAGCGTCTCGCGATTGCCCGTGCCCTTGCTCGTAAGCCTGAAATTTTGATTTTTGATGACTCCTTCTCAGCTCTTGATTATCGTACGGATCGTACTCTTCGGGAGGAACTCGCAAAGCGTACTGCTGGTATGACCAAGTTGATTGTTGCACAGCGGATTTCAACTATTATGGATGCGGATCAAATCTTGGTGCTTGACAACGGAAAAGTAGTCGGTCAGGGAACGCATCAGGAATTACTTGCACAGAACGAAGTTTATCAAGAAATTGCTTATTCACAATTATCGAAGGAGGAATTGGAAAATGGAAAATAA
- a CDS encoding kinase, producing MATLVIIRGNSGSGKTSLAEALQHHYGRKTLVVSQDNVRRTMLKEKVEPGNLSIGLTETIARFGHAEDLLVIVEGFYEADIYGEMLAQLHQLFAPRVYAYYYDIPFEETVKRHATRSKRADFTPEDMKRWWIDKDYLGWEEEVLLSAELSLEAAVQLICQQIEEIQFSSFR from the coding sequence GTGGCAACTTTAGTCATTATCCGCGGCAATTCTGGTTCAGGAAAGACGAGCCTGGCAGAGGCCTTGCAACATCACTATGGCCGTAAAACCTTGGTGGTTTCTCAAGATAATGTTAGAAGAACCATGTTGAAAGAAAAGGTTGAACCAGGGAATTTATCCATTGGGCTAACAGAAACCATTGCACGCTTCGGGCATGCAGAGGATTTGCTGGTCATTGTTGAAGGCTTTTATGAAGCTGATATTTATGGGGAGATGCTAGCGCAATTGCATCAGCTGTTTGCTCCTCGTGTCTATGCCTATTACTATGACATCCCCTTTGAAGAAACGGTTAAGCGGCATGCTACTCGTTCCAAAAGGGCTGATTTTACACCGGAGGATATGAAACGGTGGTGGATTGATAAGGACTATCTTGGCTGGGAAGAAGAAGTCTTGCTATCAGCTGAGCTGAGTTTAGAGGCGGCTGTTCAACTGATTTGTCAGCAGATAGAGGAAATCCAATTCTCTTCTTTTCGGTAA
- a CDS encoding C-terminal binding protein, whose amino-acid sequence MKIVRLFEDHMLDYEQEVIGELGLDVTIEVKVSQTEEEIIANAKDADVVIAVYEPLTQRVLENLPNLKLVLYRSIGFNSIDLGYATKKKLPVSHLASYCTDEVANYVVAAILMHNRRLHDFNQSIKVDKKWDYELFPDMRRLSSLTVGLIGFGNIPRLITERLRAFGCRVIAYDPFVAEKVFAQTGVEAVSLETVFTESDYISSHLPLNDKTKELLNQSLFSLATKAPVFINSSRGGVVKEEDLVTALSDGTLSYAILDVVSSEDPDLTALPFMAMDNVLLTPHIAFYSQEAFLHGVRENMENIQAFLRKDYANAGIVNLKGISLNQ is encoded by the coding sequence ATGAAAATTGTTAGACTATTTGAAGATCATATGCTGGATTATGAACAGGAAGTGATAGGTGAACTGGGACTTGATGTGACAATCGAGGTCAAGGTAAGCCAGACAGAAGAGGAGATAATCGCAAATGCCAAGGATGCGGATGTGGTGATTGCGGTCTATGAACCCCTGACACAGCGTGTTCTAGAAAATCTCCCCAATCTGAAGTTGGTTCTTTATCGCTCTATTGGTTTTAATAGTATTGATCTAGGCTACGCGACCAAGAAGAAGCTGCCCGTGTCTCATCTTGCCAGTTACTGTACAGATGAAGTGGCCAATTATGTTGTTGCAGCCATTTTGATGCACAACCGTCGTTTGCATGATTTTAACCAATCGATTAAAGTTGATAAAAAATGGGACTATGAGCTTTTTCCAGATATGCGCCGCTTGTCTTCTCTGACCGTGGGTCTAATCGGATTTGGTAATATTCCAAGGCTGATTACGGAGCGGCTGCGGGCTTTTGGCTGTCGCGTCATTGCCTACGATCCTTTTGTGGCTGAAAAAGTCTTTGCTCAAACAGGAGTAGAGGCAGTCTCTCTTGAGACGGTTTTTACAGAGAGTGACTATATCTCGAGTCATCTGCCATTAAATGATAAGACGAAGGAGTTGCTCAATCAATCCTTGTTTAGTTTGGCCACAAAAGCTCCAGTCTTTATCAATTCATCTCGTGGAGGCGTTGTAAAGGAAGAAGACTTGGTTACAGCCCTGTCAGACGGTACGCTTTCCTATGCCATTTTAGATGTGGTCTCGAGTGAGGATCCTGATTTGACCGCCTTGCCGTTTATGGCAATGGATAATGTCCTTTTGACACCCCATATTGCCTTTTATTCCCAAGAAGCTTTTCTGCATGGTGTCAGAGAAAATATGGAAAACATTCAAGCCTTTCTACGGAAAGATTATGCGAATGCAGGTATTGTCAATCTGAAAGGGATTTCCTTGAATCAGTGA
- a CDS encoding YjiH family protein — protein sequence MNQAISQNRLMGLFKFISCTLFGVLFVLFPFNFGGKIDTILFYYLKQFVANFNAPLTVIVIFFIVLSAALAVVDQIKPDTIIRKQRLLKKFFSTTPFYTLNRVIGAVIALMVYFKVGPDFITSPDTGGAMLSLATQLSVLVPVMLLFQTFILEFGAMEFIGELVGIVMKPLFKVSEICAVNIISAWIGPGNAAIMATEELFEKGYFTVKEMAIIGSQFATGSVGWVVLVSSVLGVIDHFGLIFMGLTVIGALVAFIGVRIPPISNYPNTYANGSTEMTVDLHKEGNVFARGLDKAIFRANSASLSNFTAKVDNMGFYVFWLTPIIVCWGTLALVVSLYTPLLKWISLPVEGILALFGVEEAKQTASAIMSGFADNYLPVILGQSIQSDVSRVIIATMSIMQIIYLSETATLLTSTNKKMSFIDVVVIFLERTFISLIFIILMAKWFV from the coding sequence ATGAACCAAGCAATTTCCCAAAATAGACTAATGGGTCTATTCAAATTTATTAGCTGTACGCTTTTCGGTGTACTTTTTGTCTTGTTCCCTTTTAACTTTGGAGGGAAAATTGATACCATTCTCTTTTACTACTTAAAACAATTTGTAGCAAACTTTAATGCTCCGTTGACAGTTATCGTCATCTTCTTTATTGTATTGAGTGCAGCTTTAGCAGTGGTAGATCAGATTAAGCCAGACACAATCATCCGTAAACAACGCTTGTTGAAAAAGTTCTTTTCAACAACTCCGTTTTACACTTTGAATCGTGTCATCGGTGCGGTCATCGCTCTCATGGTATACTTTAAAGTAGGTCCAGACTTTATCACCTCACCAGATACGGGAGGGGCGATGCTGTCGTTGGCTACGCAATTGTCTGTGTTGGTGCCTGTGATGCTCCTATTTCAGACCTTTATCTTGGAATTTGGTGCAATGGAATTCATCGGTGAGCTAGTCGGAATTGTAATGAAGCCCTTATTTAAAGTATCTGAAATTTGTGCAGTAAACATTATTAGCGCTTGGATTGGCCCTGGTAATGCGGCTATCATGGCAACAGAAGAATTGTTTGAAAAAGGCTATTTTACAGTGAAAGAAATGGCTATCATCGGGTCACAATTTGCGACTGGAAGTGTCGGATGGGTTGTGCTAGTGAGTTCAGTTCTCGGTGTTATTGATCATTTTGGTCTAATTTTCATGGGTCTGACAGTTATTGGAGCCCTTGTAGCCTTTATCGGTGTGCGTATTCCACCTATTTCAAATTATCCGAATACCTATGCGAATGGTTCAACCGAGATGACAGTTGATTTGCATAAAGAAGGGAATGTATTTGCTAGAGGTTTGGATAAGGCTATCTTTCGTGCCAACTCGGCTAGTCTATCCAATTTCACTGCGAAAGTAGACAATATGGGCTTCTACGTCTTCTGGTTAACCCCAATTATCGTCTGCTGGGGAACCTTGGCCTTGGTTGTGTCTCTCTACACTCCACTCTTGAAATGGATTTCTCTTCCAGTAGAAGGAATTTTAGCCCTCTTTGGAGTAGAAGAAGCCAAGCAAACAGCGAGTGCGATTATGTCTGGCTTTGCGGACAACTATCTACCGGTTATTCTAGGACAATCCATCCAGTCAGATGTCAGCCGTGTCATCATTGCTACAATGAGTATTATGCAGATTATCTATTTGTCAGAAACTGCGACTTTGCTCACCTCGACCAACAAAAAAATGTCCTTCATTGATGTGGTGGTTATCTTTTTAGAAAGAACCTTTATTTCACTGATTTTCATTATTTTAATGGCGAAATGGTTTGTGTAA
- a CDS encoding CoA-binding protein: MYEFQNPTDEQVKSYLANSKTIAVVGLSNREETVSNRIAKFMQDMGYQIIPINPRLAASEILGETVYATLADVPVAIDIVNVFRRSEFLPDVAREFVETNAKIFWAQLELQNEEAAAILEVAGRDDVVMNRCIKREYVRLMTGVS, translated from the coding sequence ATGTACGAATTTCAAAATCCAACAGATGAACAAGTGAAGAGTTATCTAGCTAATAGCAAGACCATTGCAGTGGTAGGCCTGTCCAATCGCGAAGAAACGGTTAGCAACCGCATTGCGAAATTTATGCAGGACATGGGGTATCAGATTATCCCAATCAATCCTCGTCTAGCTGCTAGCGAGATTTTAGGAGAGACAGTCTATGCGACTCTGGCGGATGTTCCTGTAGCGATTGATATCGTGAATGTATTTCGTAGAAGTGAGTTTTTGCCAGATGTGGCGCGTGAGTTTGTTGAAACAAATGCCAAGATTTTCTGGGCCCAATTAGAGCTTCAAAACGAAGAGGCAGCAGCTATTTTAGAAGTCGCAGGTCGTGACGATGTGGTGATGAATCGTTGTATCAAGCGAGAATACGTTCGCTTGATGACAGGAGTAAGCTAG
- a CDS encoding ABC transporter ATP-binding protein: MNYIWSYLKKYPKWLVLDFIGAIFFVVVNLGLPTVLARMIDEGVNSRDTERLYFWAMMMLVVIVLGTMGRIVLSYGASKLTTSMVRDMRNDLYAKLQEYSHHEYEQIGVSSLVTRMTSDAFVLMQFAEQVLKLGIITPLMMISSVMMIFLTSPSMAWIVAFAMPFLAMVVWYVAVKTRPLSEKQQKTLDKINQYARENLTGLRVIRAFAREGFQEERFAEQNDLYAQNSNRLFKLTGLTEPLFVQIIIAMIVSIVWFALAPLGRGELQIGDLVAFIEYSFHALLSFLLLSNLFTMYPRTAVSSERLKEVMDMPISISPNEDGITETETKGYLEFDNVTFAYPGETESPVLHNISFKAKPGETIAFIGSTGSGKSSLVQLIPRFYDVTLGKILVDGVDVRAYNLKALRQKIGFIPQKALLFTGTIAENLRYGKEDASHEELHQAADVAQAREFIESKEEQFDTHLAEGGSNLSGGQKQRLSIARAVVKEPDIYIFDDSFSALDYKTDAILRRRLKEVTENATVLIVAQRVGTIMDADQIIVLDKGEIIGRGTHEELMESNDIYREIANSQLNSQSLTEE, translated from the coding sequence ATGAACTACATCTGGTCTTATTTGAAAAAATATCCCAAATGGTTGGTCTTGGACTTTATCGGTGCCATTTTTTTCGTGGTTGTTAACCTTGGTCTACCAACCGTTTTAGCCCGAATGATTGATGAGGGTGTCAATAGCCGAGATACAGAGCGTCTGTATTTCTGGGCGATGATGATGCTCGTGGTGATTGTTCTTGGAACAATGGGGCGGATTGTGTTGTCGTATGGGGCTAGTAAATTGACCACTAGCATGGTCCGCGATATGCGAAATGACCTCTATGCTAAGTTGCAGGAATATTCTCATCATGAATATGAACAAATCGGGGTTTCATCCTTGGTGACACGGATGACGAGTGACGCCTTTGTTTTGATGCAGTTTGCAGAACAGGTTTTGAAATTAGGTATCATCACCCCTTTGATGATGATTTCAAGTGTGATGATGATTTTCTTGACTAGTCCCTCTATGGCTTGGATTGTGGCTTTTGCCATGCCATTTTTAGCCATGGTGGTCTGGTATGTGGCCGTAAAAACCCGCCCCCTATCTGAAAAACAACAGAAAACCTTGGATAAAATCAACCAGTATGCACGGGAAAATCTGACAGGATTACGGGTGATTCGTGCCTTTGCTAGAGAGGGATTTCAAGAAGAACGCTTTGCAGAGCAAAATGATCTGTATGCGCAAAATTCCAATCGTTTGTTCAAGTTAACAGGCTTGACAGAGCCCTTGTTTGTCCAAATTATCATTGCTATGATTGTATCTATCGTCTGGTTTGCCCTAGCGCCACTTGGTCGCGGGGAGTTGCAGATTGGGGACTTGGTGGCCTTTATTGAGTACAGTTTCCATGCGCTCTTGTCATTTCTTCTGTTATCAAATCTCTTTACCATGTATCCTCGGACGGCTGTGTCAAGCGAGCGTTTGAAAGAGGTCATGGATATGCCAATTTCGATTAGCCCAAATGAAGATGGGATTACGGAGACAGAGACTAAGGGTTATCTAGAGTTTGACAATGTGACCTTTGCCTATCCAGGAGAGACAGAAAGTCCAGTCTTGCACAATATTTCCTTTAAAGCAAAACCAGGGGAGACCATTGCCTTTATCGGCTCAACAGGTTCTGGAAAATCCTCTTTGGTGCAGTTGATTCCACGTTTTTATGATGTCACTCTTGGAAAAATTCTAGTTGACGGAGTTGATGTGCGTGCATATAATCTCAAGGCGCTCCGTCAAAAAATTGGCTTTATTCCGCAGAAGGCACTACTCTTTACAGGAACGATTGCAGAAAATCTCCGTTACGGAAAAGAAGATGCCAGTCATGAGGAATTGCATCAGGCTGCCGATGTGGCGCAGGCACGTGAGTTTATCGAAAGCAAGGAAGAGCAGTTTGATACTCACTTGGCAGAAGGAGGCAGTAACCTATCTGGTGGGCAAAAGCAACGCTTGTCGATTGCTCGTGCGGTGGTCAAAGAACCAGACATTTATATTTTTGACGATTCCTTTTCAGCCTTGGACTATAAGACAGATGCGATTTTGCGTCGCCGTTTGAAAGAAGTAACGGAAAATGCGACTGTGCTGATTGTAGCACAGCGTGTGGGAACTATTATGGATGCTGATCAAATTATCGTACTTGATAAGGGGGAAATCATCGGTCGCGGTACGCATGAGGAGCTCATGGAAAGTAATGATATCTACCGTGAAATTGCCAATTCTCAGCTGAACAGCCAATCATTGACAGAAGAATAG
- a CDS encoding MarR family winged helix-turn-helix transcriptional regulator, translating into MTTDPLQEFKRLAHKMGSAIHSVARDADMELLGGPQGHVLHYLAMHQDEEIFIKDIEHHLKISKSVTSNLIKRMEKNGFIVVESSKVDKRKKIVRLSDSAKEKSQKMSDFWGNVRKQLIAGIATEDLAVFSNVIQQLHHNLEKIEQKEKE; encoded by the coding sequence ATGACAACAGATCCACTTCAAGAATTTAAAAGACTAGCCCATAAGATGGGATCTGCGATTCATTCTGTCGCGCGAGATGCCGACATGGAATTGCTAGGAGGCCCGCAAGGGCATGTTCTCCATTATCTTGCGATGCACCAAGATGAAGAGATTTTTATAAAAGATATTGAACATCATCTGAAAATTTCCAAGTCTGTGACGAGCAACCTCATCAAGCGTATGGAAAAAAATGGCTTTATCGTAGTTGAGTCGTCCAAGGTGGACAAGCGCAAGAAAATCGTGCGCTTGTCTGATAGTGCAAAGGAAAAGAGTCAGAAAATGAGTGATTTTTGGGGCAATGTGCGCAAGCAACTTATCGCGGGAATTGCAACAGAAGATCTAGCAGTCTTTTCTAACGTTATCCAACAACTTCATCATAATTTAGAGAAAATTGAGCAGAAGGAGAAAGAATGA